From the Solanum stenotomum isolate F172 chromosome 4, ASM1918654v1, whole genome shotgun sequence genome, one window contains:
- the LOC125861278 gene encoding SNF2 domain-containing protein CLASSY 3-like yields the protein MDSGNESVSKRRTRQQSLKYMMEIIEKRNRVSQSGNPTNISCGRKRKNMESSEGDERNVENNGQRKFSLGTREFFTNQPFVEEVSNDGADSSEEEEEKSDPDVVIIREEEESDPDVVIIREEEEEEDEEKFTDTTSYSESEFRSSTDALRKNRKKIFEESEFLKFIVKSIKNVNDHNKVTPPEKKEHVFVKEARPLIFGFKVQEPLPPEKEEWEKEVDNLFVEMNMCIKELHIGFTNPSVSPMQSGQLSDCQMGNHHLVLDEQIGLICSVCPYVHLERKYIFPPFAQRTRGRYERKYFEESPSLLDVHGFRVSDFYGEGTVWDLVPQNAKATMYFHQCEGFEFMWNNIAGDITLERLREPLSVSKGGGIILHPPGTGKTRLTIVFLQSFLKLFPQCRPVIIAPSNLLLKWEAKFQKWAVYIPFHNLNNKDFSLKEDEGTVGVFNCLSHAVKKNPHLIRMVKLQSWAKSQSVLGISYDLFRILTGEDGEGYAKETREILLKFPGLLVLEEGQNGWNEQSLVWKALRKVETEKRILLSGTPFKNNIKDLYNTLCVVSPKFAADFKQKWASLSSSIDKNARALEEIRDIISPLVHEFTFCGV from the exons ATGGATTCAGGGAAtgagtctgtttcaaaaaggaGGACCAGACAACaatctttaaaatatatgatgGAGATAATTGAAAAGAGGAACAGAGTGAGTCAAAGTGGTAATCCTACGAATATTAGTTgtggaaggaaaagaaaaaatatggaGTCTTCCGAAGGTGACGAGAGAAATGTGGAAAATAATGGGCAGAGAAAGTTCAGTCTAGGAACTCGTGAGTTCTTCACGAATCAACCTTTCGTTGAAGAAGTATCTAATGATGGTGCAGATTCGTC ggaggaggaggaggagaagagtGATCCTGATGTTGTTATCATTAGGGAGGAGGAGGAAAGTGATCCTGATGTAGTTATCATTagggaggaggaggaggaagaggatgAAGAGA AGTTTACTGATACAACCTCATATTCCGAGTCAGAATTCAGATCTTCAACTGATGCTCTTCGAAAGAATcggaagaagatttttgaagagtctgagtttttgaagtttattgttaaatcaataaaaaatgttAATGATCATAATAAAGTCACTCCTCCTGAAAAGAAGGAACATGTTTTTGTCAAAGAAGCACGTCCTTTAATATTCGGATTTAAAGTCCAGGAACCTCTTCCTCCGGAGAAAGAAGAATGGGAAAAGGAGGTTGACAATCTTTTTGTTGAAATGAACATGTGTATCAAAGAATTACATATTGGCTTTACAAATCCATCTGTTTCGCCGATGCAGAGTGGACAACTAAGTGATTGTCAGATGGGGAACCACCATCTTGTTCTAGATGaacaaattggactcatctgCTCAGTTTGTCCATATGTCCATTTGGAGAGGAAGTACATCTTCCCTCCTTTT GCTCAGAGAACTCGTGGGAggtatgaaagaaaatattttgaagagtCGCCATCACTCTTGGATGTTCATGGCTTCAGAGTTTCTGATTTTTATGGAGAAGGAACCGTGTGGGATTTAGTTCCCCAAAATGCCAAAGCGACAATGTATTTTCATCAATGTGAAGGATTTGAGTTCATGTGGAACAACATTGCTGGAGATATAACTCTTGAGAGGCTGAGAGAGCCCCTATCTGTGAGTAAGGGGGGAGGCATTATCTTACACCCACCTGGCACCGGAAAAACCCGACTCACCATAGTGTTTCTTCAGTCATTTCTGAAGTTGTTCCCACAGTGTCGGCCTGTAATCATAGCTCCATCCAATTTGCTTCTTAAATGGGAAGCCAAGTTCCAGAAATGGGCGGTGTACATTCCCTTCCACAACTTGAACAACAAGGACTTCTCTTTAAAGGAAGATGAAGGTACTGTTGGTGTCTTTAACTGTTTATCCCATGCTGTGAAAAAAAATCCACACCTTATACGCATGGTGAAGCTGCAATCTTGGGCGAAAAGTCAAAGTGTTTTGGGAATCAGTTATGACTTGTTCAGAATTCTAACGGGAGAAGATGGAGAGGGTTATGCTAAAGAGACTAGAGAAATACTTCTAAAATTTCCTGGTCTTCTGGTCCTTGAAGAAGGGCAGAATGGTTGGAATGAGCAGAGTCTTGTGTGGAAAGCTTTGAGAAAGGTTGAAACAGAGAAGCGCATACTTTTGTCTGGAACTCCAttcaagaataacatcaaagacCTGTACAACACTCTCTGTGTAGTTAGTCCAAAGTTTGCTGCTGATTTTAAGCAGAAATGGGCTTCTCTTAGCAGTTCCATTGACAAGAATGCTCGAGCGTTGGAAGAGATTAGGGATATTATTTCACCTCTTGTCCATGAATTCACCTTTTGTGGTGTATAA
- the LOC125862307 gene encoding inositol polyphosphate multikinase alpha-like has protein sequence MLKVPQHQVAGHEAGIGKLGPLVDESGRFYKPLQGDERGANEVAFYSSLSTNSGIPEHIQRFFPTFYGTQLVEASDGSGLLPHLVLEDLALGHVNPSIMDIKIGSRTWAPEASEKYIQKCLKKDRESSSLSLGFRISGLQIYRSKELGFWKPGKKAAQKLSTEEVKLVLRRFVSSNTLNDLDLRPDCASASTVYGGSTGILSQLLELKAWFEDQTIFHLYSCSILVIFEKELALKGKNPGAHIKLIDFAHVYEGRGVIDHNFLGGLCSLIKFISDILTAPSDCRIDISAKADQKNLTADNGAVADHKSHTASDNGVVADQKNLTVSDNGVVADQKNLTTSKNGVVADQKNLTASDNVVADHKNLTVSDNGVVADQKNLTVSDNGVLADQKNLTVSDNGVVADQKKLTD, from the coding sequence ATGCTTAAGGTTCCTCAACATCAAGTCGCAGGACACGAAGCGGGCATCGGGAAGCTTGGTCCCCTCGTGGATGAATCAGGACGCTTCTACAAGCCTCTGCAAGGTGATGAACGAGGTGCCAATGAGGTTGCATTCTATAGTTCATTGTCTACTAACAGTGGGATCCCAGAACACATTCAAAGATTTTTTCCCACCTTCTATGGAACTCAGCTCGTAGAAGCATCTGATGGATCTGGCTTGCTGCCTCACTTGGTCTTGGAAGACCTTGCTCTAGGTCATGTCAATCCATCGATAATGGACATTAAGATTGGTTCAAGAACCTGGGCACCCGAAGCATCCGAGAAATATATTCAGAAGTGCTTAAAAAAAGATCGAGAATCGTCAAGCCTTTCATTAGGATTCAGGATATCGGGGTTGCAAATCTATAGAAGCAAAGAACTAGGATTCTGGAAGCCTGGAAAGAAAGCTGCTCAGAAACTCTCTACAGAGGAAGTCAAGCTAGTCCTGAGAAGGTTTGTTTCTTCCAACACATTGAATGATTTGGATTTGAGACCTGACTGTGCTTCCGCATCAACTGTTTATGGCGGCTCTACTGGCATTTTATCTCAGTTACTGGAGCTGAAAGCTTGGTTTGAGGATCAAACTATATTCCATTTGTATTCTTGCTCAATTCTGGTGATTTTTGAAAAAGAGCTGGCATTGAAAGGAAAGAATCCAGGTGCACATATCAAGCTGATTGACTTTGCTCATGTTTACGAAGGACGAGGTGTCATTGATCATAACTTCTTGGGTGGTCTCTGCTCgttgataaaatttatttctgACATTCTTACTGCTCCTAGTGACTGCAGAATAGACATTTCTGCAAAAGCTGATCAGAAGAACCTTACCGCTGATAATGGTGCTGTAGCTGATCATAAGAGCCATACCGCCTCTGATAATGGTGTTGTTGCTGATCAGAAGAACCTTACTGTCTCTGATAATGGTGTTGTAGCTGATCAGAAGAACCTTACCACCTCTAAGAATGGTGTTGTTGCTGATCAGAAGAACCTTACCGCCTCTGATAATGTTGTAGCTGATCATAAGAACCTTACCGTCTCTGATAATGGTGTTGTAGCTGATCAGAAGAACCTTACCGTCTCTGATAATGGTGTTTTAGCTGATCAGAAGAACCTTACCGTGTCTGATAATGGTGTTGTAGCTGATCAGAAGAAGCTCACTGACTGA